One window of the Selenomonadales bacterium genome contains the following:
- a CDS encoding DUF4438 domain-containing protein — MLRTNRDKLVCISVQGEITHPKSTAPYRITTEGNPVVLPGTGGITYSHKIGDNCMDLAGDHVEPGVTTQRSVETENSGFNTLACVGNTAKVVSGDAKGARGIVTGMHGGSEHVLIYFDQGTLEQLAIGDKILVKACGQGLRLLDFPMIKVMNLDPDLLGKMGLKVADDGVLEVPVAVQVPAYLMGSGLGSVTAYRGDYDISTHDQAAYEAYNLGKLRFGDIVALMDCDTTYGRGYLAGAVTIGVVVHSNCVLSGHGPGVSTLLTCKEATIRPVLAERANIADYLGV; from the coding sequence ATGCTACGAACTAATCGCGACAAGTTGGTCTGCATCAGTGTACAGGGGGAGATAACTCACCCTAAGAGCACAGCGCCCTACCGCATCACTACGGAAGGGAATCCCGTTGTTCTGCCCGGTACGGGTGGCATTACCTACAGCCACAAAATCGGTGACAACTGCATGGACCTAGCAGGCGACCACGTGGAGCCGGGCGTAACCACGCAGCGCAGTGTCGAAACCGAAAACAGCGGCTTTAACACGCTTGCCTGTGTGGGAAATACTGCTAAAGTGGTAAGCGGCGACGCCAAAGGTGCGCGCGGCATAGTAACTGGCATGCACGGCGGCTCGGAGCACGTGCTAATCTATTTTGACCAAGGCACGCTGGAGCAGTTGGCGATTGGCGACAAGATTCTCGTCAAGGCCTGCGGGCAGGGCCTGCGTCTATTAGATTTTCCTATGATTAAAGTCATGAATCTTGACCCCGATTTGCTAGGAAAGATGGGCCTTAAAGTAGCGGATGACGGTGTGCTGGAAGTGCCTGTGGCCGTGCAGGTGCCTGCGTACCTAATGGGTTCGGGACTTGGGAGCGTCACAGCCTACCGTGGAGACTACGACATTTCGACGCATGACCAAGCAGCCTATGAGGCGTACAACTTAGGGAAGCTCCGCTTTGGCGACATAGTTGCCTTAATGGACTGCGACACCACCTACGGCAGGGGATACTTAGCAGGCGCGGTTACTATCGGCGTCGTCGTGCACTCAAACTGCGTCCTGTCTGGGCACGGACCCGGAGTAAGCACGCTTCTGACGTGTAAAGAAGCGACAATTCGTCCGGTCCTTGCAGAGAGAGCTAACATTGCAGACTACTTAGGCGTATAG
- the surE gene encoding 5'/3'-nucleotidase SurE has translation MHILVTNDDGILAPGIRALSAALSRLGDVTIVAPDRERSATGHAITVHSPLRVKHITGLPATAAYAVNGTPADCVKLALEGLKIEKPDLVVSGVNRGPNLGTDVLYSGTVSAAIEAALLGLPAIAVSLADFRETDYEDAADFAAQIAARWQHRRLPPDTLLNVNWPRERARGVKITFLGQRRYENIFDLRTDPWGREYYWLGGAAINDETPESDVWAVENGYASVTPIHFDLTNYRLISEVESWKIGLE, from the coding sequence GTGCACATACTTGTCACTAACGACGACGGCATTCTTGCCCCCGGTATTCGCGCTCTGTCAGCCGCGCTTTCCCGCCTAGGTGATGTTACTATCGTCGCGCCGGATCGTGAACGCAGCGCCACCGGCCACGCCATTACTGTTCACTCTCCGCTGCGCGTCAAGCATATTACAGGTCTCCCCGCTACGGCCGCCTATGCCGTCAATGGGACGCCCGCCGACTGCGTAAAACTAGCACTTGAAGGCCTTAAGATTGAGAAGCCTGACTTAGTGGTGTCTGGCGTTAATCGCGGCCCCAATCTAGGTACCGATGTATTGTATTCGGGTACGGTCTCAGCGGCGATTGAGGCCGCGCTGCTTGGGTTACCTGCCATTGCTGTCTCCCTGGCTGATTTCCGCGAGACTGACTACGAAGACGCGGCCGACTTTGCTGCGCAAATAGCCGCGCGTTGGCAGCATAGGCGTCTCCCGCCTGACACTTTGCTCAACGTGAATTGGCCGCGTGAGCGAGCACGCGGCGTAAAGATTACTTTTCTTGGCCAGAGAAGGTACGAAAACATCTTCGATTTGCGCACCGACCCTTGGGGACGCGAGTATTATTGGCTAGGCGGAGCCGCCATCAACGACGAGACCCCGGAAAGTGACGTGTGGGCCGTCGAAAACGGTTATGCGTCTGTAACACCCATACACTTTGACCTGACAAACTATCGCCTAATCTCCGAAGTGGAGAGCTGGAAAATAGGCCTTGAGTAA
- the plsY gene encoding glycerol-3-phosphate 1-O-acyltransferase PlsY gives MPSLEFLIIAVAAYLLGAFPTALVVGKFRNIDITKHGSGNIGGTNAMRVMGAGPGLAVMAIDILKAALPTYVAAHVIPLETWQVMTVALATVIGHNWSVYIGFRGGKGIACTIGACAVLFPAVLLTGFAVFALTIAITKYVSLGSILMMTALPILLWLWNYGLEYILFALLILVIGTYRHRSNIKRLVTGTESKIWGKKNRGG, from the coding sequence ATGCCAAGTCTCGAATTCCTGATTATCGCAGTCGCCGCTTACCTGCTGGGCGCATTCCCTACTGCCTTGGTCGTCGGCAAATTCCGCAACATTGACATCACCAAACACGGTAGCGGCAATATCGGCGGTACTAACGCCATGCGCGTCATGGGGGCAGGGCCGGGGCTAGCGGTAATGGCCATAGATATACTCAAAGCGGCCTTACCGACCTATGTAGCCGCGCATGTTATCCCTCTTGAGACATGGCAGGTCATGACGGTTGCTCTCGCGACCGTCATCGGACACAACTGGTCCGTGTACATTGGGTTTAGGGGAGGGAAGGGCATAGCTTGCACGATTGGCGCATGCGCTGTGCTGTTTCCGGCCGTGTTGCTGACGGGTTTTGCTGTGTTTGCCCTGACCATAGCCATCACCAAGTACGTGTCCCTTGGCTCCATCCTGATGATGACGGCTTTGCCCATTCTCCTGTGGTTGTGGAACTACGGCCTAGAGTATATTTTGTTTGCGCTTTTGATACTGGTCATAGGCACGTACCGCCATCGCTCGAACATCAAACGGCTCGTTACAGGAACGGAGAGCAAGATTTGGGGCAAAAAAAACAGAGGGGGTTAA
- a CDS encoding MBL fold metallo-hydrolase: MQETATCLKFWAGLTNIGGTVISVEHGPYRLVFDFGLSYAPGNIASDKQVRLRPGRLVHDYLCLDMVAPLPGVYRSKDLYDSPHILSAAESPWQTIVLISHLHLDHMGAMGLVDESIPIYLTAESLELYQALSAIGEGVDGAREYSACQFGVPLTHGPFVVTPLRVDHDISGACSFHIRTPHGNLLYTGDYRLYGTVPPISPHWLKQAEGLGVDVLISEGTTLRAPAEGESVRIAGDGTLPDTLTTEDMLPEKLRIILSNTELAFFNIYHRNLRRLAMILDAGKATARTVVLEPETAYLARMLLARGDFLETTEVSASLVRENPAQYLIQNSYRNCLALLDYAGLGGSYLHSNGTPLGEFDPAYARLRALIDRCGLAFHYVGATGHAIPEHLQYVADTLAPKVLVPLHSFCPERLTAAKGQRILPERGTAYRLDEGLLHVVPLA; this comes from the coding sequence GTGCAGGAAACCGCCACCTGTCTAAAGTTCTGGGCCGGGCTCACAAATATCGGGGGGACAGTCATCTCCGTGGAGCACGGCCCTTACCGCTTGGTGTTTGATTTTGGCTTAAGCTACGCCCCGGGAAACATCGCGAGCGACAAACAAGTACGTTTGCGCCCCGGACGACTCGTACACGACTACCTGTGCCTAGATATGGTCGCGCCCTTACCCGGCGTCTACCGCAGTAAGGATCTCTACGATTCCCCGCACATCTTATCGGCGGCGGAGAGCCCATGGCAGACAATTGTCCTCATCTCCCATTTGCACCTTGACCATATGGGTGCAATGGGATTAGTTGACGAGAGCATCCCGATTTATCTTACCGCAGAGTCCTTGGAACTGTACCAAGCGCTCAGTGCGATTGGCGAGGGCGTGGACGGCGCGAGGGAATATAGCGCCTGTCAGTTTGGTGTACCCCTAACGCACGGCCCTTTCGTAGTTACACCGCTTCGCGTGGACCACGACATCAGTGGCGCGTGTTCGTTTCACATTCGCACACCCCATGGCAACCTCCTCTACACGGGGGATTATCGCCTCTACGGCACAGTGCCGCCTATATCGCCGCATTGGCTCAAGCAGGCCGAGGGTCTGGGGGTGGATGTGCTTATTTCCGAGGGGACGACATTGCGTGCGCCTGCAGAAGGAGAGAGCGTAAGAATCGCGGGAGACGGTACCTTGCCTGATACACTGACGACAGAAGACATGCTGCCGGAGAAACTGCGCATAATCCTAAGCAACACAGAGCTGGCATTCTTTAATATTTACCACCGCAATTTGCGGCGACTTGCCATGATTCTTGATGCCGGCAAGGCCACCGCTCGCACCGTGGTCTTGGAGCCCGAAACTGCGTATCTGGCACGTATGCTACTAGCACGCGGGGATTTTCTTGAGACTACGGAAGTCTCTGCGTCTCTAGTCAGGGAAAACCCGGCGCAGTATCTAATTCAGAACAGCTACCGCAACTGCCTCGCACTACTAGACTACGCTGGTCTTGGCGGCAGCTACCTGCATTCAAATGGTACGCCGCTCGGCGAATTCGACCCGGCTTACGCGAGGCTTCGCGCACTTATTGACAGATGCGGGCTCGCATTTCACTATGTCGGCGCTACCGGACACGCCATCCCCGAGCACCTGCAGTACGTGGCGGATACCTTAGCGCCCAAGGTGCTGGTGCCTTTGCACAGCTTCTGTCCAGAGAGGCTTACGGCTGCCAAAGGGCAGCGCATACTGCCTGAGCGCGGCACAGCTTATCGCCTAGACGAAGGGTTGTTACACGTTGTGCCGCTGGCTTAA
- a CDS encoding M42 family metallopeptidase, with protein MLLKRLSEAFGPSGSEGEVRDILVKELANVVPSWQRDALGNLIALKPGARGPKVMLAAHMDECGLMISSIDKSGLLRFRKVGGLDDRVLVSKHVVVGSKRVAGVIGAKAIHLQKPEERNQVIPLSGLYIDIGAKSKEEAEKLVKLGDYAVFATEFGHLSDTVVKGKSFDDRAGCAVLAEVLSEDYAFTLYGAFTVQEEIGLRGAGVAAYALEPDMAIVLEGTTCNDLPGSEEHGYCTSLGGGPAITVMDASVVCDRRMIAELERLARENDIPVQFKRSITGGSDAGRINQTKAGIPVVVVSVPCRYIHSPVSMLSLKDFEATIKLVKLFLRSIEGGFLL; from the coding sequence ATGTTATTAAAGAGGCTGTCTGAAGCTTTCGGCCCCTCGGGCTCTGAGGGGGAAGTGCGCGACATACTAGTTAAGGAACTAGCGAACGTTGTGCCGAGCTGGCAACGCGACGCGCTAGGCAACCTCATTGCGCTTAAGCCCGGTGCGCGTGGGCCAAAGGTGATGCTAGCCGCACATATGGACGAGTGCGGCCTGATGATTAGTTCTATAGACAAATCCGGCTTGTTGCGGTTTCGTAAAGTAGGCGGCCTGGACGACCGTGTCTTAGTTTCCAAGCACGTTGTCGTCGGCAGCAAGCGCGTTGCGGGCGTAATCGGCGCTAAGGCCATTCATCTACAGAAACCCGAGGAGCGCAATCAGGTAATTCCGCTAAGCGGACTCTATATTGATATCGGAGCCAAGAGCAAAGAAGAGGCTGAGAAGCTGGTCAAACTAGGCGACTATGCCGTCTTTGCGACGGAGTTCGGCCACCTCAGTGATACGGTTGTGAAGGGCAAATCTTTTGACGACCGCGCGGGCTGTGCCGTGTTAGCTGAAGTCCTGAGTGAGGATTACGCCTTTACGCTCTACGGTGCCTTTACGGTGCAGGAGGAGATAGGGCTCCGCGGCGCGGGGGTAGCCGCTTACGCGCTAGAGCCGGATATGGCGATAGTGCTCGAAGGTACAACCTGCAATGACTTGCCTGGCAGTGAAGAGCATGGCTATTGCACCAGCCTCGGGGGAGGCCCCGCCATTACGGTTATGGATGCTTCGGTAGTTTGCGATAGACGCATGATTGCGGAGCTCGAGCGACTAGCGCGAGAAAACGACATCCCCGTGCAGTTTAAGCGCTCCATTACCGGTGGCAGCGACGCGGGACGCATTAACCAAACTAAAGCTGGTATCCCTGTTGTAGTTGTCTCCGTGCCCTGTAGGTATATTCATTCGCCTGTGTCTATGCTGAGTCTTAAAGACTTCGAGGCGACCATAAAGCTAGTCAAGCTGTTTCTCAGGAGTATCGAAGGAGGTTTTCTGCTATGA
- the mgtE gene encoding magnesium transporter, which produces MTWQQHITLTEIKALIASPELDTLLADLLPADIAEIILLLEQDDRIAVFARLSSDLGARVFEHLEPRDQKPLLNALGTSRAKQILGEMYSDDIADFVGELHPEQAKAVLSLMPHKDAQEIRELLVYPESSAGGLMIKEYLALEQDRTVDDAIAAIRENASSSESVYYVYVTLQHTLVGVVSLRELILAPPQATLKEIMEDNVITVSPATDQEEVARLLSKYDFLALPVVDQHCNILGLVTIDDVLDVLSEEATEDISMLGGSQPLEEPYLSVPILSMYTKRVKWLVALALLLAVTSAIMQRYEVVLETMMGLNFFIPMLIAAGGNAGTQAATLVIRGMAIGEIDYRHWLKIATTELAMGLMLGTTIGLIGYGRALMMGESVTLAMTVSLSLLLVILLAVLTGALLPLVLRRIKIDPSILSSPFITTMVDVVGLLIYFAVAAYFLGIVV; this is translated from the coding sequence TTGACATGGCAACAACACATCACACTCACAGAGATTAAGGCGCTAATTGCCTCGCCTGAACTAGACACTTTGCTTGCCGACCTCCTGCCGGCGGATATAGCGGAGATTATTTTACTTCTAGAACAGGACGACCGCATCGCTGTTTTCGCCCGCCTATCGTCGGATTTGGGTGCGCGGGTGTTTGAGCACCTTGAACCGCGCGACCAGAAACCTCTGCTCAACGCCTTGGGGACATCCAGAGCCAAACAGATACTTGGCGAGATGTATTCGGACGACATCGCCGACTTCGTGGGCGAGCTCCACCCTGAGCAGGCCAAGGCCGTCCTGAGCCTCATGCCGCATAAGGATGCACAGGAGATTCGCGAGCTGCTCGTCTACCCGGAGAGTAGCGCTGGCGGCTTGATGATCAAAGAGTATCTTGCGCTCGAACAGGACCGCACCGTAGACGATGCCATTGCCGCAATCCGCGAAAACGCTTCAAGCAGTGAAAGCGTCTACTATGTCTATGTGACACTGCAGCACACGCTCGTAGGTGTGGTTAGCCTGCGCGAGCTTATCCTCGCCCCTCCTCAGGCGACGCTTAAGGAAATAATGGAAGACAACGTGATTACGGTGTCCCCTGCCACCGACCAGGAGGAAGTTGCGCGGTTACTCAGTAAGTACGACTTCCTGGCCTTACCCGTAGTTGACCAACACTGCAACATTCTCGGCCTCGTCACGATTGACGACGTGCTCGATGTCCTTAGCGAAGAGGCCACTGAAGATATCTCCATGCTAGGTGGTAGCCAACCGTTAGAAGAACCCTACTTGAGCGTCCCCATTCTATCTATGTACACAAAGCGCGTCAAATGGTTAGTAGCTCTAGCACTTCTCCTAGCGGTCACTAGCGCCATTATGCAGCGCTATGAGGTTGTCCTCGAGACTATGATGGGCCTAAACTTTTTCATCCCGATGTTGATTGCGGCCGGAGGCAATGCGGGGACGCAAGCCGCCACGCTAGTCATACGCGGCATGGCCATCGGTGAGATTGACTACCGCCACTGGCTGAAAATCGCCACCACCGAACTTGCCATGGGTCTGATGCTCGGTACTACTATCGGTCTAATCGGTTACGGCCGCGCGCTGATGATGGGCGAATCCGTTACCCTGGCCATGACCGTGTCCTTGTCTTTACTCCTGGTAATTTTGCTGGCTGTACTTACCGGAGCGTTGCTCCCTCTAGTGCTTAGGCGAATCAAGATTGACCCCTCCATCCTCTCTAGTCCATTTATTACGACGATGGTCGACGTGGTCGGACTCCTGATTTACTTTGCGGTCGCCGCATACTTCCTAGGCATAGTTGTCTAG
- a CDS encoding M42 family metallopeptidase codes for MKDLIKQVVECYGPAGNEKAIRELITGIVAPYVDEIRVDNLGNLIALKKGGEKKLMFAAHMDEIGVMVTHVDKHGFLRFYPVGGVSPLTMLGNRIVFENGTIGVIGCEKLEAQKDLTLNKMFVDIGASTKEEAEAKVRIGDLGAVSREFVDLGPRLVSKAMDARIACAILIEALRTVANPAHDIYAVFTTQEELGLRGARVAAYSIAPDVGIALDVTRTGDTPTSITMDVSLGKGPAVKIRDSSVLCTPAVRRYMEQVAKDNDIPFQLEVLEAGGTDAGAIQLTQGGIPAGVMSIPCRYVHTASEMVDYRDVENGVRLVKALMETKYTG; via the coding sequence ATGAAGGATCTTATTAAGCAGGTCGTAGAGTGCTACGGACCGGCGGGTAACGAAAAAGCCATCCGGGAACTTATCACGGGCATTGTTGCCCCATATGTTGACGAAATCCGCGTGGACAACTTAGGCAACCTTATTGCCTTGAAAAAAGGCGGTGAAAAGAAGCTGATGTTTGCCGCGCATATGGACGAAATCGGGGTAATGGTCACCCATGTGGACAAGCATGGCTTCTTGCGCTTTTATCCCGTCGGCGGTGTTTCCCCGCTGACGATGCTTGGCAACCGCATAGTGTTTGAGAACGGCACGATTGGCGTCATAGGCTGCGAGAAACTAGAAGCGCAGAAAGACCTGACGCTTAACAAAATGTTTGTAGATATCGGGGCAAGCACCAAAGAAGAGGCGGAGGCCAAAGTGCGCATCGGCGACTTAGGCGCAGTATCGCGTGAGTTTGTGGACTTAGGGCCGCGTCTAGTGTCTAAAGCGATGGACGCGCGCATCGCCTGTGCTATCTTAATTGAAGCGCTCAGGACAGTAGCTAATCCGGCGCACGACATTTACGCTGTCTTCACGACGCAGGAGGAGCTAGGACTCAGAGGCGCAAGAGTTGCCGCTTACAGCATTGCTCCCGATGTCGGTATCGCTTTGGATGTAACTCGCACAGGCGACACGCCGACATCCATCACTATGGACGTGTCGCTTGGCAAAGGTCCGGCGGTGAAAATTCGCGATTCTAGTGTGCTTTGTACGCCTGCGGTTAGGCGGTATATGGAACAAGTGGCCAAGGACAACGATATACCGTTCCAGCTCGAGGTACTGGAGGCAGGCGGAACCGACGCCGGCGCTATCCAACTCACGCAAGGCGGCATTCCGGCCGGAGTGATGTCTATTCCTTGCCGCTATGTGCATACCGCCAGCGAAATGGTTGATTACAGAGACGTCGAAAACGGTGTAAGGCTAGTTAAGGCCTTGATGGAAACGAAGTACACGGGGTAA
- a CDS encoding M42 family metallopeptidase: protein MSNRDGGRSDAQEGGGILDTKEFLKRMVEATGVSGYEDSVGNIIREVLGTAADEVTGDTLGNVIALKRGEGENRPKVMLASHMDEIGLMVTKIEEKGFLRFTSIGGVDQRTLVAQEVRVHGRRDLIGIIGMKPPHLLTPEEGNAAIKMQDMVIDLGLTEPEVKEAIAVGDLVTINRNFISLSGDFAAAKAMDDRAAVAAMHYCLLELKRMRHTADVYAVATVQEEVGARGALVSSYHIMPDIGIAIDVCHGEMPGVPEQDTAPLGKGPNLALGANIHPKLFERLSELAREHNIPFTLDPVPGPTGTDAWVMQVTRSGIPTALVSLPLRYMHTSVETLSIGDIKLVGRLLALFVASVDREFVEGLLCY from the coding sequence GTGTCGAATAGAGACGGGGGACGCAGTGACGCACAAGAAGGAGGGGGCATTCTGGACACCAAGGAATTTCTCAAACGGATGGTTGAAGCAACGGGAGTTTCAGGCTATGAAGACTCGGTGGGGAATATCATCCGCGAAGTCTTAGGTACAGCGGCAGACGAGGTTACAGGCGACACTCTCGGTAACGTCATAGCCCTAAAGCGAGGAGAGGGCGAGAACCGACCAAAAGTTATGCTGGCTTCACACATGGACGAGATTGGGCTGATGGTCACCAAAATTGAGGAAAAGGGCTTCTTGCGTTTCACCTCCATTGGCGGTGTAGATCAGCGCACGTTGGTGGCACAAGAAGTACGGGTGCACGGCCGGCGAGATTTAATCGGCATTATCGGCATGAAGCCGCCTCACCTCCTGACCCCTGAGGAAGGCAATGCCGCGATTAAGATGCAGGATATGGTGATAGACCTTGGCCTCACGGAACCGGAGGTCAAGGAGGCGATTGCGGTTGGCGACTTAGTCACGATTAACCGCAATTTTATCTCGCTCAGCGGCGATTTCGCAGCCGCGAAAGCAATGGATGACCGCGCGGCTGTGGCAGCTATGCACTATTGTCTGCTTGAGCTTAAGCGCATGCGCCACACCGCCGATGTCTACGCTGTCGCTACCGTACAGGAGGAGGTAGGCGCAAGGGGAGCCCTAGTGAGCTCTTACCACATTATGCCAGACATCGGGATAGCCATAGACGTTTGCCATGGCGAGATGCCCGGCGTACCGGAACAAGACACTGCCCCGCTAGGCAAGGGGCCGAATCTGGCCCTAGGCGCTAACATTCACCCGAAGCTATTTGAGAGACTGTCTGAGCTCGCGCGGGAGCACAACATTCCTTTTACACTTGACCCTGTCCCGGGTCCTACGGGCACGGACGCGTGGGTAATGCAGGTGACACGCTCCGGCATTCCCACCGCACTGGTGTCGCTGCCGCTTAGATATATGCATACGTCAGTGGAAACGTTGTCAATTGGGGATATAAAGCTCGTCGGCCGTTTACTGGCCCTCTTTGTGGCTAGCGTCGACCGGGAGTTCGTGGAGGGGCTACTATGTTATTAA
- a CDS encoding PDZ domain-containing protein: MELREEERRAVAGARIALPKVVALCLVFLVVGLFLGATSQFIMGPVGATILSRLGLPVDPNVARLLAVQNLVLDTHLNPRLDPNEMMENAVRGLLSRVDGGLTRYENPEEARRTAERATGEFTGIGVTVRMVEEQVQIESVFRGTPAQGAGLLPRDIIVSVDDQTLRGLTLHEVTDRIKGPAGTNVTLTIFRPALGRTMDVTITRARIVVPVVSYEVVEPGIAHVILTQFTTTATEQMRTTLTALEQQGIKHLLLDLRFNPGGFTHVAEDIASFFLGPDYVVYQTIDREGVVRQTKTRGERIYTGRITVLINQGSASASELLTGALRDHLHTPVLGVTSFGKGTIQQGYPLGDGSRVWVTVQGYKTPAGTVIDGKGITADVVIEQPDPAAPEDVQLARALQHIRDNLLR; the protein is encoded by the coding sequence ATGGAGTTAAGAGAAGAAGAAAGAAGAGCGGTCGCGGGCGCACGTATTGCTCTGCCCAAGGTAGTAGCACTGTGCCTAGTGTTTCTCGTAGTAGGGCTGTTTTTGGGAGCCACCAGCCAATTTATCATGGGGCCGGTAGGGGCGACTATTTTGTCACGCCTCGGCTTACCTGTTGACCCCAACGTCGCGCGCCTTTTGGCTGTGCAGAACTTGGTCTTGGACACGCACCTTAACCCTAGATTAGACCCGAACGAGATGATGGAGAACGCGGTACGCGGACTGCTCAGCCGCGTAGATGGCGGGCTGACGCGTTACGAAAACCCCGAAGAAGCAAGGCGAACCGCCGAACGTGCCACAGGTGAGTTTACCGGCATCGGCGTTACGGTTCGCATGGTGGAAGAGCAGGTGCAAATAGAGTCTGTATTTCGCGGCACACCTGCGCAAGGCGCGGGGCTCCTGCCGCGCGACATTATCGTCTCAGTCGACGACCAGACATTAAGAGGCTTAACTCTGCATGAGGTGACAGACCGCATTAAAGGACCTGCCGGCACAAACGTTACGCTGACGATTTTTCGGCCAGCGCTTGGGCGAACTATGGACGTCACGATAACGCGCGCGCGGATTGTGGTCCCGGTAGTTTCTTATGAGGTAGTGGAACCGGGGATTGCACACGTAATTCTTACGCAGTTTACCACTACAGCTACGGAACAGATGCGGACGACCCTAACCGCCCTCGAACAGCAGGGGATAAAGCACTTGTTGCTGGACTTGCGGTTTAATCCGGGTGGATTTACGCATGTTGCCGAAGACATCGCCAGTTTCTTTCTCGGTCCGGATTATGTAGTGTATCAGACAATTGACCGCGAGGGCGTCGTGCGGCAAACAAAAACCCGTGGCGAACGCATCTACACGGGCCGCATCACTGTGCTTATTAACCAAGGCAGTGCCTCTGCTTCGGAGCTCTTGACCGGAGCGCTGCGCGATCACCTGCATACGCCTGTGCTAGGCGTCACCAGCTTTGGCAAGGGTACGATTCAACAAGGATATCCTTTGGGGGATGGCTCGCGAGTATGGGTAACGGTGCAGGGCTACAAAACTCCTGCCGGTACAGTCATCGACGGCAAAGGAATTACCGCAGACGTGGTTATAGAACAGCCCGACCCGGCCGCCCCGGAGGATGTGCAGTTAGCGCGCGCGCTACAGCACATTCGAGATAATCTCTTACGCTGA
- a CDS encoding J domain-containing protein — translation MWDDPRRVLGVEPTASPAEVRRAYRLLVRQHHPDAGGSAEQFKQIHAAYIRLISATNPPAATGTESGSLRVVYGTRSYTPGYLVWRRLLRPKIIWTRGRIRLAVPLVLAAALPAIGWSINPTATVLCGAGFVVSGQIRLSGF, via the coding sequence ATGTGGGATGACCCACGGCGCGTCTTAGGTGTGGAGCCCACGGCTTCGCCGGCTGAGGTCAGGCGAGCGTATCGGCTGTTAGTGAGGCAACACCATCCGGATGCCGGAGGCAGCGCGGAGCAGTTCAAGCAGATTCATGCAGCATACATTAGACTTATCTCCGCCACCAACCCGCCCGCCGCTACGGGAACGGAAAGCGGCAGTCTGCGCGTTGTCTATGGCACCCGGTCGTATACCCCGGGCTACCTAGTGTGGCGCAGGCTGCTCCGGCCAAAAATCATCTGGACGCGCGGGCGAATACGCCTAGCTGTGCCTCTGGTGTTGGCGGCGGCGTTGCCCGCCATTGGGTGGAGTATCAACCCTACGGCAACCGTGCTGTGTGGCGCGGGGTTCGTAGTCTCAGGACAGATTCGGTTAAGTGGCTTCTAG